The proteins below come from a single Deltaproteobacteria bacterium RIFCSPHIGHO2_02_FULL_44_16 genomic window:
- a CDS encoding glycerol-3-phosphate dehydrogenase, producing the protein MAMKKIAVIGAGSWGTALAKHLADAGHSVLLWAYETEVVEGVRRHRKNPLFLSDILLPSSLQVTSDLQEALSQVSCVVSVIPSHVLRALWKKASPLLLPNILFVSCTKGIEPKTQKLMSQVLDDVLPHHPSSLRVVLSGPSFAKEVAAGLPTSVVIAGEDRSVTEKIQHLFRTQSFLPFTSDDVIGVQVGGAVKNVIAIAAGMSDGLGLGANARAAIVTRGVYETMKVGIALGAKRLTMAGLSGLGDLVLTCTGPLSRNYSVGRALGEGKSAKEVLGEHMVAEGVVTAKAVDDVRVKHHLTLPICNAIHRILSGELKPDRAVKEITSLPLGDELSGILQEGENHEEEK; encoded by the coding sequence ATGGCGATGAAAAAGATAGCGGTTATTGGAGCTGGAAGTTGGGGGACGGCGCTTGCCAAACATCTGGCTGATGCCGGTCACTCTGTTCTCCTTTGGGCGTATGAAACAGAGGTCGTCGAAGGTGTACGACGTCATCGCAAAAATCCTCTTTTTCTTTCTGACATTCTTTTACCATCATCGCTTCAGGTCACTTCCGATCTTCAGGAGGCTCTCAGTCAGGTTTCGTGTGTGGTTTCTGTGATCCCTTCCCATGTTCTTCGTGCATTGTGGAAAAAAGCGAGTCCCTTGCTTTTGCCGAATATATTGTTTGTCAGTTGTACCAAAGGCATTGAACCAAAAACGCAGAAGCTGATGAGTCAAGTGCTGGATGATGTTCTGCCTCATCATCCTTCATCGTTGCGCGTTGTTCTTTCTGGGCCGAGTTTTGCAAAGGAAGTGGCTGCAGGGCTTCCGACCTCTGTCGTCATTGCGGGTGAGGATCGAAGTGTGACTGAAAAAATTCAACATCTCTTTCGCACACAATCTTTTCTCCCTTTTACCAGTGATGATGTGATTGGAGTGCAAGTCGGTGGAGCGGTAAAAAATGTCATCGCCATTGCCGCTGGAATGAGTGATGGTTTGGGACTTGGCGCAAATGCCCGTGCTGCCATTGTAACTCGGGGCGTGTATGAAACCATGAAAGTAGGGATTGCCCTTGGAGCAAAGCGACTGACCATGGCAGGGCTGTCGGGTCTTGGTGATCTTGTGCTTACCTGCACGGGACCTCTTTCACGCAACTATTCCGTGGGACGAGCTCTCGGAGAAGGGAAAAGCGCCAAAGAGGTTTTAGGAGAACATATGGTTGCCGAAGGTGTCGTCACCGCAAAAGCAGTTGACGACGTGCGAGTGAAACATCATTTAACGCTTCCGATTTGTAATGCGATTCATCGCATTCTTTCAGGAGAATTAAAACCAGACCGAGCAGTCAAAGAAATTACATCACTGCCGCTTGGCGATGAACTGAGTGGAATTTTGCAAGAAGGAGAGAACCATGAAGAAGAAAAGTGA
- a CDS encoding nucleotidyltransferase — translation MNKKIRWQQRFTNLQHAFAQLEKGLAIITPNDVEKQGIIQSFEFTFELAWKTLKDYLESQNVTVQFPREVMKEAFHYQLIVDGDIWMDMLEKRNQMAHTYDEAAAERALTIIRKGYAPALSQLVGYFRQKMTS, via the coding sequence ATGAATAAAAAAATACGCTGGCAACAACGCTTTACCAATTTGCAACATGCATTTGCTCAGCTTGAAAAAGGGCTTGCAATCATCACTCCCAATGACGTCGAGAAACAGGGGATCATTCAGAGTTTTGAGTTTACCTTTGAACTGGCATGGAAGACTCTCAAGGACTATCTGGAGAGTCAAAATGTTACCGTCCAGTTTCCTCGCGAGGTTATGAAAGAGGCGTTTCACTATCAACTCATTGTTGATGGCGATATCTGGATGGATATGCTCGAAAAGCGAAATCAGATGGCTCATACCTATGATGAAGCTGCTGCAGAGCGGGCGTTAACCATTATTCGAAAGGGCTATGCGCCAGCGTTATCGCAACTGGTGGGCTACTTTCGGCAGAAGATGACGTCATGA